A single window of Halosolutus gelatinilyticus DNA harbors:
- a CDS encoding DUF763 domain-containing protein, with protein MDRRASADLPLHTGSAPPWLFDRMVDLSDAIASAIVEEYGRDELLRRLADPYWFQALGCVIGFDWHSSGVTTTTMGALKETLSPYRHGVVVVGGKGAQSRRTPDEIDGTALDLPSRTRDELKRTSRLSAAVDNGCVQDGYTLYHHTMAISESGSWCVVQQGMGDSTARRYHWLAEGVDSFVEEPQAAICAQERRSDPLDLTAAASAETRAVSVDLVRDDPIHLKRELQGQRSLADFGAGASSGTGSTETNTEDGGAVRRALDRDPALTMPSHHDLHEADLSEKAFERLRNAYEYQPADYEELVGLDGIGPGSLRALALIGELVYDAESSREDPAKYAYAHGGKDGTPHPVERERYDRSIEYMRSTLQGAELERETKRLAELE; from the coding sequence ATGGACCGACGCGCAAGCGCCGACCTCCCGCTGCACACGGGGTCGGCCCCGCCGTGGCTCTTCGATCGCATGGTCGACCTGAGCGACGCGATCGCGTCGGCGATCGTCGAAGAGTACGGCCGGGACGAACTCCTCCGGCGGCTCGCGGACCCGTACTGGTTCCAGGCGCTCGGCTGCGTCATCGGCTTCGACTGGCACTCCTCCGGCGTCACGACGACGACGATGGGCGCGCTGAAGGAGACCCTCTCGCCGTACCGACACGGCGTCGTCGTGGTCGGCGGGAAGGGGGCGCAGTCACGACGGACTCCCGACGAGATCGACGGCACCGCGCTGGATCTCCCCTCGCGAACGCGCGACGAACTGAAGCGGACCTCGCGGCTGAGCGCGGCGGTGGACAACGGCTGCGTCCAGGACGGCTACACCCTCTACCACCACACGATGGCGATCTCGGAGTCGGGATCGTGGTGCGTCGTCCAGCAGGGGATGGGCGACTCGACCGCGCGGCGGTACCACTGGCTCGCCGAGGGCGTCGACAGCTTCGTCGAGGAGCCGCAGGCGGCGATCTGTGCCCAGGAGCGGCGGTCGGATCCGCTCGATTTGACGGCGGCCGCCTCTGCAGAGACCCGCGCCGTCTCCGTCGATCTCGTGCGAGACGACCCGATTCATCTCAAACGCGAGTTGCAAGGGCAGCGATCGCTGGCCGACTTCGGCGCGGGCGCCTCGTCGGGAACCGGTTCCACGGAAACGAACACGGAGGACGGGGGAGCCGTTCGGCGCGCGCTCGATCGCGATCCCGCGTTGACGATGCCGAGCCACCACGACCTGCACGAAGCCGATCTCTCCGAGAAGGCCTTCGAACGGCTCCGAAACGCCTACGAGTACCAGCCCGCAGACTACGAGGAACTCGTTGGACTCGACGGGATCGGCCCCGGCTCCCTCCGGGCGCTCGCGCTGATCGGCGAACTCGTCTACGACGCCGAGAGCTCCCGCGAGGACCCGGCGAAGTACGCGTACGCCCACGGCGGCAAGGACGGCACGCCGCACCCCGTCGAGCGCGAGCGGTACGACCGATCGATCGAGTACATGCGATCGACGCTTCAGGGGGCGGAACTCGAACGGGAGACCAAACGGCTCGCGGAACTCGAGTGA
- a CDS encoding heavy-metal-associated domain-containing protein, giving the protein MSDRQTIAVSGTSCARCERTVETALEGVDGVRRVDADHDAETVEVGVDDDVDERTIGDAVRDAGYEFVG; this is encoded by the coding sequence ATGTCCGATCGACAGACGATCGCCGTTTCGGGAACGTCCTGTGCCCGCTGCGAACGAACCGTCGAAACCGCCCTGGAGGGCGTCGACGGCGTCCGTCGCGTGGACGCCGACCACGACGCTGAAACCGTCGAAGTGGGCGTCGACGACGACGTCGACGAGAGGACGATCGGCGACGCGGTACGCGACGCCGGATACGAGTTCGTCGGATAG
- a CDS encoding SHOCT domain-containing protein: protein MASRHWLYFGGFVITGVLLVGVGLIGVLDALSVLSGNAYYGEEAVLLAMLGEAAEWVVVALALGLLAGAFLAATVVSVLRSASLPRSDRLVAVVERLERTSPLLRRLDISETVEPTREDRKRRLRERYVAGEIDDDEFEAEMERVMSGGSSSERPRTENETAVEREDRP from the coding sequence ATGGCATCTCGCCACTGGCTGTACTTCGGTGGATTCGTGATCACCGGAGTGCTGTTGGTCGGTGTCGGATTGATAGGCGTACTGGATGCGCTGTCGGTGCTATCCGGAAACGCGTACTACGGCGAGGAGGCCGTCCTGTTGGCGATGCTTGGAGAAGCGGCCGAGTGGGTGGTGGTTGCGCTCGCCCTCGGACTCCTCGCGGGAGCGTTTCTCGCCGCAACCGTCGTCTCCGTCCTTCGGAGCGCGTCACTGCCTCGAAGCGATCGATTGGTCGCGGTCGTCGAGCGGCTCGAACGGACGTCTCCGCTCCTGCGACGGCTCGACATCTCGGAGACCGTGGAACCGACGCGCGAAGACCGTAAACGGCGCCTCAGGGAACGGTACGTCGCGGGCGAGATCGACGACGACGAATTCGAGGCCGAGATGGAGCGGGTGATGAGCGGCGGTTCGTCGAGCGAGAGACCGCGAACCGAAAACGAAACCGCCGTCGAACGGGAGGACCGGCCGTAG
- a CDS encoding S1C family serine protease, whose amino-acid sequence MQRGSTSRRTLLKFGSIALATGLAGCNDRSPPADTSPGQADNRSTETRPQADGSVYTQVYRETISSVVLVRTSQGQGTGFLYDDAHVVTNAHVVGSARTTQLRFDDGTWSPGEVRGTDVHSDLAAIRLDSPPDSATPLSFAQNRPVIGQEVVAIGNPYNLDGTVTTGVVSGTDRLIPSPGEYLIPDAIQTDAAINPGNSGGPLMSVDGTVIGVVNSKRGDNIAFGISAALTQRVVPRLIERGDYEHAYMGASFEAITPTIAEANEVGDRRGLLVVETVDGGPADGPLRQSEGRLIDGNRVPVGGDILLAVDGTEVSSLEDVASYMSLETQPGDAVRLTVLRDGAERTVELTLESRPTRSRSPLR is encoded by the coding sequence ATGCAACGAGGGTCCACTAGCCGTCGGACGCTCCTCAAATTCGGCAGCATCGCCCTCGCGACCGGTCTTGCGGGTTGTAACGATCGATCGCCCCCTGCCGATACGTCCCCGGGACAGGCCGACAATCGATCGACGGAGACGCGACCGCAGGCGGATGGTAGCGTGTACACGCAGGTCTACCGGGAGACGATCTCGTCCGTCGTACTGGTTCGGACGAGCCAGGGCCAGGGGACCGGATTCCTGTACGACGACGCCCACGTCGTAACGAACGCTCACGTCGTCGGGAGTGCGCGTACCACCCAACTTCGATTCGACGACGGAACGTGGTCTCCCGGCGAGGTTCGCGGAACCGATGTTCACAGCGACCTCGCGGCCATCAGACTCGACTCGCCGCCCGACTCGGCGACGCCGCTTTCGTTCGCCCAGAACCGGCCCGTCATCGGTCAGGAAGTCGTCGCCATCGGGAACCCCTACAATCTCGACGGCACCGTTACGACGGGCGTCGTAAGCGGGACGGACCGGTTGATTCCGTCCCCTGGCGAATATCTGATCCCGGACGCAATCCAGACGGATGCGGCGATAAATCCGGGCAACAGCGGCGGTCCGTTGATGTCCGTCGACGGAACGGTTATCGGCGTCGTCAATTCCAAGCGCGGCGATAACATCGCCTTCGGGATCTCGGCGGCTCTCACGCAGCGTGTCGTTCCGCGACTCATCGAACGCGGGGACTACGAGCACGCCTACATGGGCGCCTCGTTCGAGGCCATTACGCCGACGATCGCCGAGGCGAACGAGGTAGGCGATCGCCGCGGGTTGCTAGTGGTCGAGACCGTCGACGGCGGACCCGCCGATGGCCCGTTACGACAGAGCGAGGGGCGACTTATCGACGGAAACCGAGTTCCGGTCGGGGGAGATATCCTCCTCGCAGTCGACGGGACCGAGGTGAGTTCGCTCGAAGACGTGGCGAGTTACATGTCGCTCGAGACGCAGCCAGGCGATGCGGTACGACTGACCGTGCTACGGGACGGAGCCGAGCGGACCGTCGAACTGACGCTCGAGTCTCGTCCGACGCGTTCCCGGTCACCGCTTCGATAA